In the genome of Methylomagnum ishizawai, the window GCATCCTGCCACCGTGCCAAGCCTGCCACGAAGCGGACGGACGCGGCCAGAAGATCGATATTCCGGCCTTGGCGGCGCAGCGGGCGGCCTATCTGGAACAAACACTGCTCGCCTATAAGTCCGGCGAGCGCCATAACGACCTCTACAGCCGGATGCGCTCGCTCACCCAACAACTCAGCGACGAGGAAATCAAGCAACTGGCGCGTTATTACGCCGGTGCCAGCGAATAAAACCCACCGGCCAGGGAAGGCCGCACCCGCCCACCAACCCCCACCCACAACCATGCCGATCCGCCGCGCCACCCCGCTCCTCCTCCTGTTGCCCGCGCTGGTCCAGGCCGACGAAGAGCAAATCTTCGCCTGGACCCGGTCGCAAGGCGAATGCGACCAAGCCCTGGACCAAGCCCGCTACCCGGACGCGGAAGCGGCCTGCCGACAAGCGATGCGCCTGGGGGAACAGTTGGAACCGGGCTTGTTCTTCGACACCAGCCTGAACGGGCTGACCATGACCTATCTGAAGCAACAGCGCTACGCCGAGGCGGAAACCGCGATCAAGCGCCTGTTGGAAACCCGGACCGCCGCGTTTGGGGCGGAACATCCCTTGACCGCCAGCGCCATGAACCTGTTGGCGACGGTCTACCGCAAGACCGGGCGGGAAGCGGAGGCCAAACAAGTGGACGCGCAATTCCGCCGCGTCGAGGACGCTTGCGGCGGGGCGCTGGACGAAGCGGCGCGGGAACGGATCGCCCAGGGAGCCAGCCTCAACCCTTGCGACCCCTGGCCGGTGCCGGACTTCCTGCGCTAAGGCGGCTCAGTGCAGGGCGCGCGGCGGCTGCGGCGGCTTGTACACGCAGGAAAACCGCGCCATCACCACCCCCTGCGCGTCCTCGTGCAACAGGGACAGGATGCCCATATCGATATCCCGGAAATAGATGAGGTTGGCGGGCTTGCCATCGATCAGGCAAGCACCGTGCAGGAAATGGTACTCGGCGATTTCGGTCATGGTCAGCCGGACCTCGCTGGGCCGCCGCTTGAGCAGGGCGTTGCCGAGTTCCACCACGATGGGCCGCATGAATTCGCCATCGACCGGCTCGCCCATCCGCATGAACTCGGGCCGCTCGGCGAAATGGCCCAGGAAATAATCGCAAGGCTCCTTGAAGTCCTTGGACTTGATGAGCTTGTCCTTGAGGATCAAGAGTTTTTTCAGGTCTACCATGGCGCTCTCCCGCATGGATGCGCGGCGGTGGGCGGGGTTTCCCAGCCACGCAGTGGAAATAAGCCCCATTCTACGCACACCCTCCGCAAGACCAAACCGGACCCGATCCGCTACCATTCCCCCTTTTGCCGAGCCACCGCCATGAAAGCCCTCATCGTCCCCGTCACCGCGTTCCAACAAAACTGCACCCTGCTCTGGTGCGAGCGCACGCTGGAAGGCGTGGTGATCGATCCGGGCGGGGATTTGGACCTGATCCTCGAAGAAGCCCGGACGGCGGGCGTGAAGCTGGTGAAAATCCTGCTGACCCACGCCCATATCGACCACGCCGGCGGCACGGCGGAACTGGCCGAGCGCCTGGGCCTCCCGGTCGAAGGCCCGCAACGGCTGGACGATTTCTGGATCAAGCTGCTGCCCCAGCAAAGCCGGATGTTCGGTTTCCCGCCGGTGCCGATGTTCACGCCCGACCGCTGGCTGGACCAGGGCGACACGGTGGAATTCGGCGGAGAAACCCTGGAAGTGCTGCATTGTCCGGGGCACACGCCGGGGCATGTGGTGTTCTTCCACCGGGGCGAACGGCTGGCGGTGGTGGGGGATGTGCTATTCCAGGGTTCGATAGGCCGCACCGATTTCCCGCAGGGCGACCATGCCACCTTGTTGAAATCCATCCGCGAGCGGCTGTTCCCCTTGGGCGAGGACGTGGTGTTCATCCCCGGCCATGGCCCCGTGTCCAGCTTCGGCGAGGAGATGCGCCACAATCCCTATGTGGGCGTGGGCATGGAGTGACCGGGCACGGAATTACCGGAATTCGATGGTGAAACCGCCCACCTCCCGGCTGGGCTTGGCGAGGGTCAGGCGGATTTCGTAGGACTTGCCGACCGGCATCTCCGCGCCTTCCTGCCAGTCCGGGAGGTAGTCCATCGGCGCGAACACCCGCTCGGCCAGCGGATGCCCGTCCAGCGCGTTCAGCACCAGCCGCACATCGGGGAAATCCTGCGGCAGGGTCGCTTGGTTGGCGAACACCATGCGGAAATCGAGGATTTCCTTGCTGTCCCGGTTGGCGCTCAAAGCGCGGTCCAAGGTGGCGATATGGGCGGTGTCCTTGAACGGCGCGAGTTCGCAGCCGAAAGTCGCGCACAGGCTATCCAGCACGGGCCGGGCATAGCTGTTCTGGGCCAGGCGCTTGCCCTCGAAGCCGAACACCTGCACGCCCAGCAGCGCCAATAGGCCCAGGGCGGCGGCCCCCCAGCGCAGCGGTTCGGGCAGTTCGGGGAAGCCGGTGGATTGGGGGCGGGGCTTGCGCCCGATGCGGTCAGTGGTGGCGGGCATATCGATTCCCCAAGGCGCTTGGGCCTCGTCCAGTTCTTCCAAACGCCCGTGCCCGAAGCGGGGCGGCGGGGCGGGCGGATTGCGGTCCGGTCCTGCGAGCTGGCTCCGCGCCGCGCCACGGGGCCAAGCATTGAAGGCGGTATGGCAATGCTTGCAGAGGATTTCCCCTTGGCTGGCGCGTAATTCCTGGGTGCCGATGCGGTACTCGGTTTGGCAGGCCGGGCACCGGAACCGCTTCGTCATCACCCGGCCCGCTTGACGCCGGACAGCAAGGCCCAATCCTCCCGCACCAGCGTCGGCGCGAATTCGACCCGGTCGGCGTAGGCGGCGCGTACCGTGTCGGCCTGGGTGGCGAGGATGCCCGACAAGGCCAAGCCGCCGCCGGGCCGCAAAGGCGCCAGGATGGCGGCGGCCAATTCGACCAGGGGACCAGCCAGGATATTCGCCAGCACGATATCGGCTTCCAGCGCGGGCAGCGCCTTGGGCAGATAGAGTTTCAGCCCGGCTTCCACGCTATTTTTGCGGGCATTGTCGGCGCTGGCGGTGAGGGCTTGGGGATCGATATCGACGCCATGGGCCAGGACCGCGCCCAGTTTCAAGGCGGCGATGGCGAGTATCCCGGAGCCGCAACCGTAATCCAGCACGGTCTTGCCGGCCACCTCCTGGCCGTCCAGCCATTCCAGGCACAGCGCGGTGGTGGGATGGGTGCCGGTGCCGAAGGCAAGGCCGGGATCGAGCCAGACATTGACGGCGTCGGGTTCGGGCGGCTCGTAGCTAGTGGGGCAAATCCACAGCCGCTGGCCAAAGGACATGGGCTTGAAATGCTCCAGCCACGCCCGTTCCCACACTTGATCCTCCAGGACGGAGGCTCTCCAGTCGCGCAACCCGCCGCCGAAGCGGGCTTCCACGGCGGCGCGGACCGCCGCTTCGTCCGCGCCCTCCTCGAACAAGGCCACCACCTGGGTACGATTCCACAGCGGCGTCTCGCCCGGCTTCGGCTCGAACAAGGGCTGGTCGCCCGCGTCCTCGAAACCGACCGACACCGCCCCGAGGTCCATGAACAGGTCCGACAGCGGCTCGGCCCTGGATTCATCGACGACGACGGCGAATTGCTGCCACATCAGTGCTTCAGCCCCAGTTTTTGTTCCAGGTAATGGATGTTCTGCCCACCCGCCTCGAACGCCGCGTCGTTGATGATGTCCAGCAGCAAGGGGATATTGCAGCGGATGCCGCCGATGACCATCTCGGCCAGCGCGGTGCGCATCCTGGCGATGGCGCTGGCGCGGTCCTCGCCGTGGGCGATGAGCTTGCCGATCATCGAATCGTAATACGGCGGCACCTTGTAGCCATTGTAGATATGGGTCTCGACCCGGATGCCGGGGCCGCCGGGCATGTGGAATTGCTCGATCAAACCGGGGCTGGGCATGAAGTTCTTGGGGTCTTCGGCGTTGAGGCGGCATTCGATGGCATGGCCGCGCATCACCACATCCTCCTGCCGGATCGACAGGGTTTCGCCCGCCGCGATGCGCAATTGCTCCTTCACGATATCGAAGCCCGTGACCATCTCGGTGACGGGATGCTCGACCTGGACGCGGGTGTTCATCTCGATGAAATAGAATTCGCCGTCCTGGTAGAGGAACTCGAAGGTGCCCGCGCCGAGATAACCGATTTCCTGGCAGGCCTTGACGCAGCGCATCCCCATGGCTTGGCGCTTGGCCTCGTCGATGCCGGGCGCGGGAGCTTCCTCGATCACCTTTTGATGGCGGCGCTGGGTGGAGCAATCGCGCTCGCCCAGATGCACCACGTTGCCATGGCTGTCGGCGATCACCTGGAATTCGATATGGCGCGGATTTTCCAGGAATTTCTCCATGTAGACCATATCGTTGCCGAAGGCGGCGGCGGCTTCGCCGCGGGTCAGGTTGATGGCGCTATGCAGGTTGGCCTCGCTATGCACCACCCGCATCCCACGGCCACCGCCACCGCCCGCCGCCTTGATGATGACCGGGAAGCCGATGCGGCGGGCGATCTTGATATTGGTCTCGTGGTCTTCGCCCAGGGGGCCGTCGGAGCCGGGGATGCAGGGGATGCCGGCCTTCTTCATGGCGGCGATGGCGGCGACCTTGTCGCCCATCATGCGGATGGTGTCGGGCCGGGGGCCGATGAAGATGAAGCCGCTTTGAATCACCTTCTCGGCGAAATCGGCGTTTTCCGAGAGGAAGCCGTAGCCGGGATGGATGGCGACCGAATCCGTCACCTCGGCGGCGCTGATGATAGCGGGGACGTTGAGATAACTTTCTTTCGAGGCCGCGGGGCCGATGCACACCGATTCGTCGGCCAGGCGTACATGCTTGAGGTCGCGGTCGGCCTCGGAATGCACGGCCACGGCCTTGATGCCGAGTTCGCGGCAAGCCCTGAGGATGCGCAGGGCGATCTCGCCCCGGTTGGCGATGAGGATTTTACCGAGCATGGAGATAACCTAAAGGTGGGGGCCGCGTTATTCGATGATGAACAGCG includes:
- a CDS encoding MBL fold metallo-hydrolase, which gives rise to MKALIVPVTAFQQNCTLLWCERTLEGVVIDPGGDLDLILEEARTAGVKLVKILLTHAHIDHAGGTAELAERLGLPVEGPQRLDDFWIKLLPQQSRMFGFPPVPMFTPDRWLDQGDTVEFGGETLEVLHCPGHTPGHVVFFHRGERLAVVGDVLFQGSIGRTDFPQGDHATLLKSIRERLFPLGEDVVFIPGHGPVSSFGEEMRHNPYVGVGME
- a CDS encoding tetratricopeptide repeat protein, with the protein product MPIRRATPLLLLLPALVQADEEQIFAWTRSQGECDQALDQARYPDAEAACRQAMRLGEQLEPGLFFDTSLNGLTMTYLKQQRYAEAETAIKRLLETRTAAFGAEHPLTASAMNLLATVYRKTGREAEAKQVDAQFRRVEDACGGALDEAARERIAQGASLNPCDPWPVPDFLR
- the accC gene encoding acetyl-CoA carboxylase biotin carboxylase subunit gives rise to the protein MLGKILIANRGEIALRILRACRELGIKAVAVHSEADRDLKHVRLADESVCIGPAASKESYLNVPAIISAAEVTDSVAIHPGYGFLSENADFAEKVIQSGFIFIGPRPDTIRMMGDKVAAIAAMKKAGIPCIPGSDGPLGEDHETNIKIARRIGFPVIIKAAGGGGGRGMRVVHSEANLHSAINLTRGEAAAAFGNDMVYMEKFLENPRHIEFQVIADSHGNVVHLGERDCSTQRRHQKVIEEAPAPGIDEAKRQAMGMRCVKACQEIGYLGAGTFEFLYQDGEFYFIEMNTRVQVEHPVTEMVTGFDIVKEQLRIAAGETLSIRQEDVVMRGHAIECRLNAEDPKNFMPSPGLIEQFHMPGGPGIRVETHIYNGYKVPPYYDSMIGKLIAHGEDRASAIARMRTALAEMVIGGIRCNIPLLLDIINDAAFEAGGQNIHYLEQKLGLKH
- the prmA gene encoding 50S ribosomal protein L11 methyltransferase produces the protein MWQQFAVVVDESRAEPLSDLFMDLGAVSVGFEDAGDQPLFEPKPGETPLWNRTQVVALFEEGADEAAVRAAVEARFGGGLRDWRASVLEDQVWERAWLEHFKPMSFGQRLWICPTSYEPPEPDAVNVWLDPGLAFGTGTHPTTALCLEWLDGQEVAGKTVLDYGCGSGILAIAALKLGAVLAHGVDIDPQALTASADNARKNSVEAGLKLYLPKALPALEADIVLANILAGPLVELAAAILAPLRPGGGLALSGILATQADTVRAAYADRVEFAPTLVREDWALLSGVKRAG
- a CDS encoding zinc-ribbon and DUF3426 domain-containing protein, giving the protein MTKRFRCPACQTEYRIGTQELRASQGEILCKHCHTAFNAWPRGAARSQLAGPDRNPPAPPPRFGHGRLEELDEAQAPWGIDMPATTDRIGRKPRPQSTGFPELPEPLRWGAAALGLLALLGVQVFGFEGKRLAQNSYARPVLDSLCATFGCELAPFKDTAHIATLDRALSANRDSKEILDFRMVFANQATLPQDFPDVRLVLNALDGHPLAERVFAPMDYLPDWQEGAEMPVGKSYEIRLTLAKPSREVGGFTIEFR